TCCCCTGACTTGGTAACTGTCTCTTCCTTCAGATGGTAATCAACAGGAAATAATCAACAGTGAAATCCCCCTGAAAGATTTGGTTCCAAACACACCTATGAGCACAATAATCTATGTGAAAGGTGAGATCACAGGACACATTTTACTGAAACTGAAGACTATGTAGCTTAATGGAGCAATTTGCAGTTTAAAATAGAGCCAATTATTAGCAATGTCATGATTATTAATATAACAAGTGTATCTAACTAACATTATAAGCACGACATTATAACCAGATAATCAAACTACTTTGAAGCTGATGTTGATGATCACGATctactgtgtatatatgtgaATCACCCCAAAGTTGTCAGTAGTAGATGAAAATGTTTCAGCAAACTGAACTGAAACCTCAGTGAATAGAGAACATCTGTATGTTTCTCCATGGACACTATAATGCCTTCACTGCAAATTCTCTAAGGTGTGATGCCTTACTGTTCACGCCTGGTGCTATGTCAGATGATAATTATGATATAATTTAATGAAGTTACCTATGATGTTCAGTGCCTTTCTCAGTATCCTTCCTGCTTCTGCATGATGACTACAGTAATGTAGtaaaacattatatataaaTCTACCTTCTATGTGAATGACATTGATAAGACTCATTAATTGAACCAATTACAGACTTTGCCAAAACTAAAACCTCGCCTGCGACGCTCCACGTACTGTACATCACCAGAACAGGTGCAAATGCGAAGGAATGGATATTTGCATTGCATCTGCATTCTTGCTACTATTGACTTTGCGCTGGCATGATAACAGGACCCATTGTGATATATTTGGGAACACAATGTGATACTTTCCTTCTTGCATTGTTGTTGCCAaggatgtttttgtttctcaaTTGCAAATAACCGCCTTGTGAAGACCATTTATCTTTGGCCCCACAGGAGGAGGGCAGATAAGTGCGCTTTTGGAGAACACCATTAGGgggaactatgtgggtaatctgATCAAACAGCCCTCAGGCTCTGCAGAGGAGAACATGATCATCATGACACTGCCTGTCATTGCAACCACGTATTTGGACAAAACCAACCAGTGGGAAACTGCGGGCTTGGAAAAACGTAACAAAGCCCTCCAACACATCCAGACTGGTAGGCTGCATTTATTACTATAGGGAGAAAAATGAGAAACTGAATAGTCCAATTTAATAGGACCAATATTATCCATTGAAAAGAATCAGAGTTGAGAGTAAAGGGGTTGTGTGATTTGTTTGTGCCCAGGATTCCAGAACCAGCTTGCCTACCGTAAAGTTGATGGGTCGTTTGCTGCTAGGGACAGCCACCAAAGTAGCACCTGGTGAGGCATCCAAACATTACTGAAATGTTTGCACATCCTTGGTTGACTCCATATAACGGTTAGAACGccatctctcctctcttccttaaGGCTGACCGCCTATGTTGCCAAGGTGTTTGCTATGGCCAACAGTCTGGTGGCACTACAAAGCAACGTCATCTGTGACGCTGTCAAGTTTCTGATTGTCAACGCACAGCAACCTGACGGCATGTTTAGAGAAGTTGGAACGGTGTCCCACATAGAGATGACTGTGCGTGCACTGTTTTCAGTAACAACAGTTCGTAAACGTGGtgctaaacaaaaacaataagaacaatatgtgtgtgtataggggGATGTGCTCGGCACGGATTCAGATGCCTCGATGACGGCCTTCTGTCTCATTGCCATGCAGGAGTCACGCATACTATGTGCTGCCACTGTTGCTGTAAGTACCTCACCTGCATACAATGGGCCTCATACATGATCAGTCATGTGTACACACAGATGTGAACTTAAATTGTACATGCAAACAATTTAAGAACTTTTGTTGAATTCATCAACACTTGGATACTTCCTACTTTTCCTACGTAAGATCACAATTTTAAAGTGCCCTACACCACACATAAGCCATACACAAAAACCcaacttgtgttttgtgcttAATGAAAATAcagatgaaaaatgttttgtttttatttatgtttaataGTTTGAAATGTTTCACACTAAATGAAACATGGTTACCAAGACAGAGACAAAACTGTCTCACGCCACCTAATCTGCAAACACTCACTTATCTTGGCTACTAGGACCTTCCAGAGAGAGACTAGTGATAGGTCTGGCATATACAAGTCCATTGTTAGTTGTGCACTCGCCAAAATTCTGCAGGGTATCATGCAGGTAATGCCACAGTTCATTCGCTTCCCATATACCGCTGCTCAGCAGACCCAGTTAAAAAGGATTTTTATGCCATTGCTGGACTAGCCTACCTAATAATATTTGAGCAATGGACCATACTCGTTCGCATCAGGGCACCATTTCCAAAtccttttctcttcctcaaTAGAAAACAATTGCGTTCAATTGCAGTGAATCTGAGTAATGTGATAATTGCAAGGCCACTACACTTTTATGCATAAAATAGTCCAATAAAGAGCCACTTCTTtttcatattgtagtttttattcCTTCATTTTTGTGGTTACAAATCAACAAGGTGCATGCTGACACCTACTGTACCCTGTGTCCATGCCTATGTAACCCTAGGTATCACTCAGATGTCCTAAAGACACGTGAATAAAGCCCTTCCAGCTCTCCTACAGCTCATACTCCACTCCCTTGTGATCCTAAagtctttttaatatttcttagTTCCCCTGTCACCCAAAGCATTGGATATGGATGATTTCACTTGTGGTGTTCACAGCATTGAaaattaatagtttttttttttaaattgtttctttccAGAAACACTGTCCCTGGAAAGTTGACTTTTAATGCACAACTTTCATGATGTGTTTCTATCCTCCTAAACCATAACATGTTGATGGGTTAGCAGCAGTGTTGGACAGTAACtcgttactgtaatattacttttctcagtaactagtagtgtaactaattacttttctaaaacagtaatattatatatagttatatacagttactaatccaagtaacgttCCAGTAAGCactggactttgttgttcatgtccgctgat
The Micropterus dolomieu isolate WLL.071019.BEF.003 ecotype Adirondacks unplaced genomic scaffold, ASM2129224v1 contig_10181, whole genome shotgun sequence genome window above contains:
- the LOC123965566 gene encoding complement C3-like, giving the protein PEGVLVKSGKIITLDPANGVDGNQQEIINSEIPLKDLVPNTPMSTIIYVKGGGQISALLENTIRGNYVGNLIKQPSGSAEENMIIMTLPVIATTYLDKTNQWETAGLEKRNKALQHIQTGFQNQLAYRKVDGSFAARDSHQSSTWLTAYVAKVFAMANSLVALQSNVICDAVKFLIVNAQQPDGMFREVGTVSHIEMTGDVLGTDSDASMTAFCLIAMQESRILCAATVA